Proteins encoded within one genomic window of Panicum virgatum strain AP13 chromosome 1N, P.virgatum_v5, whole genome shotgun sequence:
- the LOC120655745 gene encoding probable LRR receptor-like serine/threonine-protein kinase At3g47570, translating into MAGLFINLHQHFSISVHVFFILLCTLPSSIAITEKFSDARQALLSFKLQLSNDPLGALASWNNDSANFCKWQGITCSKRHTNRVIALDLHSKGLVGQIPLSIANLSFLTAIDLSDNHLHSAIPYEIGGLKRLRKLNLSMNSLDGTIPAALSSLSSLEEISLWNNSLSGEIPSNLSRCSKLKFIHFSSNKLQGRIPTWVGTLPALQALILSGNNFVGNVPDSLGTTPSITYVNLGQNYLTGGIPHNITNSQSLQYLVLPYNGLSGMIPPELFNSSSLVMLDLTRNNFTGAIPSVSSVSSPLFSLTLGDNSLSGSIPVPLANFSSLLMLYLGGNNLVGSIPDSLGMLQLEILDISINKLSGLVPYCIYNMSSLTFLSIGNNSFAGKLPWNIGLLLPSISTLILQANRFEGPIPSSLVNASSLEVLDLGVNSFHGLVPKLGTLTMLKELDIGVNHLEGQVWSSLSPLINCSNLVKLLLDDNKFTGSLPESVGNFTINMNWLWLSKNNFSGSIPSSIGNLKNLTLLYADQNQLTGSIPSTIGNLHKLGSLSLARNKLTGVIPNSIGNLDQVEEMYLDNNELEGTIPSTLEGCKNLLILNSSSNRLDGNIPVELFRLSSLSRGLDLSHNLISGSIPSQVGSLINLGQLYLSGNLLSGKVPFSIGQCVLLQSLKLDRNSLDGGIPESFRNLKGIEEMDLSQNQLSGPIPSFFGLYTSLRYLNLSFNDFSGPVPIGSPFNSTAEVSLQGNKMLCAFTTIHGLPPCLTFNSSGKGISYIMKIVLPLGIFSLVSLLCLLWLFFTKRRRQPQRIFISNRKLKKVSYANIFNGTNNFSPENLVGMGRFGAVYKAVLDIAALPVAVKVFNLEQHGAVKSFCDECNVLKRIRHRNLINVITLCSTIDYSGKEFKALIFEYMPNGNLEKWIHPTTYGSGEGPLSLGQRINIAMDVAYALDYLHNRCVPALVHCDLKPSNILLDYDMTAHVADFGLTKFLNTSSSVQQNSSTMSCGPIGSIGYIAPEYALGVKNTTEGDVYSYGVLLLQLITGKRPTDEIFKDGLNLHKFVYAVFPERICEILDANLLQELSNAGSDSGEQNCAEAWMHGCIIPLVKIGLLCCVELPRQRMRMGDVCSEVAGIKDEYLMSLLQSEQRIGY; encoded by the exons ATGGCTGGTCTGTTCATAAATCTTCACCAACACTTCTCTATTTCAGTTCATGTCTTCTTCATCCTACTCTGCACCTTGCCATCTTCAATTGCAATCACCGAAAAATTCTCGGATGCCAGACAAGCTCTCCTATCTTTCAAGCTGCAGCTCTCCAATGATCCTCTTGGAGCATTGGCCTCATGGAACAATGATTCTGCCAATTTCTGCAAGTGGCAAGGAATCACATGCAGTAAAAGGCACACTAATCGTGTCATTGCACTGGACTTGCACTCCAAGGGCCTTGTTGGTCAGATACCACTCAGTATAGCCAACCTCTCTTTCCTCACAGCCATTGACCTATCTGATAATCATCTCCACAGTGCCATACCCTATGAAATTGGTGGCCTGAAGAGGCTTAGAAAGCTGAACCTAAGTATGAATTCACTCGATGGCACGATACCTGCAGCTTTGTCATCATTGTCTAGCCTCGAGGAAATCAGCCTCTGGAACAATTCACTCTCAGGTGAGATCCCTTCAAACCTTAGCCGATGCTCCAAACTCAAGTTCATCCATTTCAGTAGCAACAAGCTCCAAGGAAGAATTCCTACATGGGTTGGGACACTCCCTGCCCTCCAAGCATTGATTCTGTCAGGAAATAACTTTGTCGGTAACGTCCCTGACTCATTAGGCACTACGCCATCTATTACCTATGTTAATCTAGGCCAAAACTACCTTACTGGAGGAATTCCACATAATATAACAAACAGCCAATCTCTGCAATACCTAGTACTCCCATATAATGGTCTTAGCGGCATGATTCCTCCAGAATTGTTCAATAGCTCATCCCTCGTGATGCTTGATCTTACACGCAATAATTTCACTGGAGCTATACCATCTGTCAGTTCAGTGTCATCACCTCTTTTTTCCCTTACCTTGGGCGATAACAGCCTTTCAGGAAGCATCCCTGTACCCCTGGCAAATTTTTCTTCCCTTTTGATGTTGTACCTTGGTGGCAACAACCTCGTTGGTAGCATACCTGATAGTTTGGGCATGTTGCAACTTGAAATATTGGATATAAGCATCAATAAGCTGTCAGGCTTGGTACCATATTGTATTTATAATATGTCATCATTAACTTTTCTAAGCATTGGTAATAACTCCTTTGCTGGAAAACTTCCATGGAACATTGGTCTCCTTCTACCTTCCATTAGCACATTGATACTACAAGCAAACAGATTTGAGGGTCCGATTCCATCCTCATTGGTTAATGCATCTAGTCTTGAAGTCCTTGATCTAGGGGTGAACTCATTCCATGGGTTAGTTCCTAAATTAGGGACCTTGACTATGCTGAAGGAATTGGACATAGGTGTGAATCACCTCGAAGGACAAGTTTGGAGCTCTCTTTCCCCTCTCATAAATTGCAGCAATCTGGTCAAATTGCTCTTAGATGACAATAAGTTCACAGGAAGCCTGCCTGAATCAGTTGGCAATTTTACGATAAATATGAACTGGTTATGGTTAAGCAAGAACAATTTTTCAGGAAGCATACCTTCTAGCATAGGGAACCTTAAGAACCTGACATTGCTTTATGCAGACCAGAATCAGTTAACTGGAAGTATTCCTTCAACCATTGGCAATCTTCACAAATTGGGTTCTCTAAGCTTGGCAAGAAATAAGCTTACAGGTGTCATTCCAAATTCTATCGGTAATCTTGACCAGGTGGAGGAAATGTACCTGGACAATAATGAATTAGAGGGGACAATACCATCCACTTTAGAAGGCTGCAAAAATTTGTTGATTCTAAACTCGTCCTCTAACAGACTTGATGGAAACATACCAGTAGAACTCTTTAGACTCTCATCACTTTCACGCGGATTGGACTTGTCCCACAACCTCATTAGTGGTTCCATACCATCACAGGTTGGGAGTCTTATCAATCTTGGACAGTTATATCTTTCGGGAAACCTGCTGTCAGGAAAAGTTCCATTTTCAATAGGACAATGTGTGCTTTTGCAATCCCTGAAATTGGATCGGAACTCCCTTGATGGGGGCATTCCTGAATCCTTCAGAAACTTGAAAGGCATTGAGGAAATGGACCTCTCTCAAAACCAGTTATCTGGACCCATTCCAAGTTTCTTCGGATTGTATACTTCATTGCGATACTTGAATCTGTCTTTCAATGATTTTAGCGGGCCAGTTCCAATTGGAAGTCCTTTCAATAGTACAGCTGAGGTATCTCTTCAAGGAAATAAGATGTTATGTGCATTTACTACAATACATGGGTTGCCACCTTGCTTGACATTTAACTCGAGTGGAAAAGGGATATCTTATATCATGAAGATTGTTCTTCCACTTGGTATTTTTTCCTTGGTTTCATTGCTATGTCTATTGTGGTTATTTTTCACTAAGAGGAGAAGACAACCTCAAAGGATTTTCATCAGTAACAGGAAGCTGAAGAAAGTATCTTATGCTAACATTTTCAACGGAACAAACAATTTCTCACCTGAGAATTTGGTTGGGATGGGTCGGTTCGGGGCAGTATATAAGGCTGTATTGGACATTGCTGCTCTTCCTGTAGCAGTTAAAGTGTTCAATCTTGAGCAACATGGAGCAGTGAAGAGCTTTTGTGATGAATGCAACGTCCTGAAAAGAATTCGCCACCGGAATCTAATCAACGTCATCACCTTGTGTTCTACCATCGATTACAGCGGGAAGGAGTTTAAAGCTCTCATCTTTGAATATATGCCAAATGGTAATTTAGAGAAGTGGATCCATCCAACAACATATGGATCTGGAGAGGGGCCATTAAGTCTTGGGCAAAGGATAAACATAGCCATGGATGTCGCATATGCTTTAGATTATCTGCATAACCGTTGTGTGCCTGCATTGGTTCATTGTGATCTGAAGCCAAGCAATATTCTATTGGATTATGACATGACAGCACATGTTGCTGACTTTGGATTGACAAAATTTCTGAATACAAGCTCATCCGTGCAGCAAAACAGCTCAACAATGTCATGTGGACCTATTGGTTCAATCGGATATATTGCACCAG AGTATGCcttgggcgtcaagaatacaaCTGAAGGCGATGTCTATAGCTATGGAGTACTGCTGCTACAATTGATCACTGGAAAGAGACCAACTGATGAAATATTCAAGGATGGCTTAAACCTCCACAAATTTGTGTATGCCGTGTTTCCAGAAAGGATCTGCGAGATTTTGGATGCTAATTTGCTACAAGAACTCAGTAATGCTGGTTCTGATTCTGGAGAACAAAATTGTGCTGAAGCTTGGATGCATGGCTGCATTATCCCACTCGTCAAAATAGGCCTTTTATGCTGCGTGGAGCTGCCAAGACAACGAATGAGGATGGGCGATGTGTGCAGTGAAGTTGCAGGAATCAAAGACGAATACTTAATGTCACTGCTGCAATCGGAGCAACGCATTGGTTATTAG